A region of the Romboutsia hominis genome:
CATAATATAAGCTTTTGTTTTTTTATAATATCACTTATAATCCCCCATATAGGTACAAGTGCTATACCAATTATAGATGGTATTGATACTATAATCCCTATTTGCGATGGACTAAAGTTTAATGTTTTTTCTAAGTATACAGGTAAATAAGTCATAAATGACCCCAATCCTATAAACATACATAAGTATTTTATATAAAATTTAGACATAATATTCCTCCTCTTATAAGAATATACCATAATATTGTTAGTTTTTGTACAATCATTTTTTTTATATTTTTTAGAAAATTTAGGTATATTTATTAGTATTTAAGGTAATTATTTAAATAAATAAAAAAAGTGTGTACATTTGCTTAAATAAGTGTTACACTTAAATTACAGTAAATCAAGAAATAATCTTGATGTAGGTTTATAGGAGAATTGAAAATGATTCAAGGAATAGTAAAATGGTTCAATAGTGAAAAAGGATTTGGATTTATATCTGTAGAAGGTGGAGATGATGTATTCGCTCATTTCTCAGCTATACAAGTTGATGGATTCAAAACTTTAGAAGAAGGTCAAAAAGTAAGCTTTAATATAGTTGAAGGTGCTAGAGGTCCTCAAGCTGAAAACATAACTATATTATAATCATATAGATACGTTTTAAAGACTCAAATTTATTTGAGTCTTTTTTATTTATTAATTTTAATAATCATAAATTTTCTGAATATAGCAACAATTAAAAATGTCTATGTTATTTTTTACATAGACATTTTTAGAAATACAAAAGTATTTATAGATACAATGTTTTATAGTATATAATTTACATATCTTTTTTATCTCGAGTTACATCATTTATCCAATTGCCACTTTTAACTCTTATAAATCCAACTATACCTTTTAATATTTCATCACTTTTTAATAGAAAAAATACAATAGGTATTGGTAAATTAAATATAAATGCACCTATAAATCCAAGTGGTATAGATAATCCCCACATAAATATCATTTCATATTTAAATACATACTTATTATCTCCTCCTCCTCTTAAAACACCCATCATAAGATTTGAAGATAAAGACCTAAACAATGCTACTATAGCTGTTGCTGTCATTATTTCTTTTGATATTAATTTCGTTTCTTGTGATATATTATAAAATCCTAATATCACATCTTTACATAAATAAATCATTAAAGCTGATATAACTCCAACTATTATGCTTAGTATGATTATAGTGTTTGCATATTCTTTTACTTTTTCATAGTTTCCTTTACCTATAGCATTACCTATTATAACTGATGAAGCACTAGATAATCCTTGTATAAATAAAGTTGCAAATTGATTTACTACATTATTTATGCTATTTGCTGCAACTACACTAGTCCCCATCCTACCAACTATTATAGATATCATAGACGATCCTACTGACCAACATAGTTCATTAAAAAATATGGGATATGTTACTTTTACATAATCATTAAATATTATTTTATCTATTTTCAAAATATAATTTAACCTATATTTTATTTTACTTTCTTTAAAAATTATATATGCAAATATTATAAAAAATTCTATTATCCTAGATATAACAGTTGCAATAGCTGCTCCTTTAATTCCTAATGGACTTATCCCAAACCTTCCAAATATTAATATATAATTTAAAAATATATTTATAAATAAAGATATACTATGTATGATCATAGGTATTTTAACAGTTTTAATGGACCTAAGTACACCGACAGTAGAAACTGTTAATGAATAGAATACATAACTTATACTAACTATCCTTATATACTTCTCCCCCATTGATATAACTGATATATCATCTGTAAATAGCTTCATAAATGCACCTGGCATAACCATAGCCACTAATACAAATAATATTGATAGTGCTATACTTAGCCAGTATGTAATAGTAATTACCTTGTGTATTGATTTTATATCTTTTTTCCCATAGTATTGAGAGCACATAACGTTAGAGCCTCCAGAAATCCCAAACATTAATATCATCAATATAAAAAAAAGATGATTAGCTATAGCTGCTGATGATAACTCTACTTCGCCTAGTCTACCTAACATAACAGTGTCTGCCATATTAACAGATACTGTTATTAAATTTTGTATAGCTATTGGTATTGATATATCTATTATACTTTTATAAAACGATTTATCTTTTGTCATATACACTTATATTCATTCCTTTCACAAGTACATATATATCTTTTGTATTATTTAAAAGTTAATACATGTACTTATTTACTATTTATGTATATAAAAAAGACTAAGATTTAATCCTAGCCTTTTTATGATTAATCACATCTATATGTAGTTTTTCGTATTTTTGATTTTATATTCTAATTTTTTAGTCAAACATTATATCTATTATATCATCTACTGACATTTTACTAAGAAAATTTCCACTATCTGTATTACTATCTATAAGCTCTTTTACTAATTCTTTTTTCATTTCTTGTAATCTTATAATTTTTTCTTCTACTGTATCTTTAGATATTAGTTTTATAACATTAACAACATTTTTTTGCCCTATTCTATGAGCTCTATCACTTGCTTGATTCTCTACTGCAGGATTAAACCATGGGTCAAAGTGTATAACTATAGATGCACTAGTTAAATTTAAACCTGTACCTCCTGCTTTTAACGATATTAAAAACACATTATCATTATTTTTATTGAAATCTTTAACTAAATTAACTCTATCTTTTGGGTTAGTTTTTCCATCTAAATAGCTATAGCTTATATTTTCATAGTCTAATCTATCTTTTATTTTCTCTAATACTTTTGTAAACTGTGAAAATACTAATATTTTTTTGTCTTTATTTTCTTTTAACAATTTTACAAGCACCTCTAATTTAGAGTTTTTTATCTCATAGTTTTTAACCATTAATTCAGGGGCTATCGCTAACTGTCTAAGCTTAGTTAAATAAGATAATACAGACATATTATCATTTATTTGAATTTTATTTTTAGCTAAACTAAGTAAACCTAAGTATGCCTTTTTATGTTCTTTGTTAAGCTCTACATAATACTTTTGCTCAATTTTTTCTGGTAATTCATTTATAACTTCTTTTTTTGTTCTTCTTAATAAAAATGGTTTTATAAGCTTTTTTAAATCGTCTATATTACCTTTGTCTAAAAATATTTTTTTAAACTTTGATTTATCATATAAATATCCTGGCATTACAAAGTCAAATATAGACCATAACTCTATTAAGTTATTTTCTATTGGAGTTCCAGTTAGCGCAAACTTAACTTTTGCATTAATTTTTTTTACAGACTTAGCTATTATAGAATCTGGATTTTTTATATTCTGGGCTTCATCTATTATACAGTAATCAAATTTTATATTTTTATATTTTTCTGTATCGTTTTTGTAGGTTGTATAAGTTGTAAGTATTACATCATAATTATCTATATGATTTATAACATCCTCTCTTTTAGACTTATAAGCTAGACCTATTTTTAGATTAGGAGAAAATCTTTTAAATTCTTCAAGCCAATTATAAATAAGTGATGTTGGTGTTAATACAATAGCTTTTTTATTTTCATTAGATTGTAAAAAAGCTATTGTTTGTATTGTTTTACCTAACCCCATCTCATCTGCTAAAATTCCTCCAAACTCATATCTAGACAAAGTTTTTAAAAATTCATATCCTTTAATCTGATACTCTCTAAGTTTTGCATTTATATTAGGCTGATCAATTTTTAAATTTTCTACTTTTTTAAAGTTCTCGACTATATTGTCTATATGATGACTTCCTTTTATAATAGAACTATCATTATCTTCTATATATTTTTTTAGATATAGTGATTTATTATTGTCTATTTTCATAGAAGTAAGATTTTCATACATCCCCAAAGTATCTATTAGTTCTAATGATTCTTTTAAATTCTTCTCACTTAAATCCAAGTAATTTCCACTTTTAAATCTATATAATTTATTGTTTTCTTTATATGCATTATATATATTTTTATATTCACCTTCACTTATTCCATCTATTTCTAGTCTTGCATTCATATAACCATCTTTTGATGATAATATATTAAATGTTATATTTGGATTTAACTTTGTGCCTTCTTTACTTTCATATTCTTTATCATTATTTAAATCTTCTATACCCTTTAGTACTATCGCTACTATGTGAGAGCATAAATTATTAGATTTTATACTTTGTGACTCTGAAAAACAATCACAACTTACATTTGATATTTCTCTAGTTTTAGTATTTATACTTATCATTGATGTATAATCTCTTCTTCTTTGTTCATCTAACACAGTTCCATAAAATATACATTTACTGCCATTTTGTTTAGCATAATTATTTAAAATTACTCCATTTTTGTATATGTAATGTCCAGAATTGTATTTACTTCTATCTGTATATGTTTTTAATATTTCTTCTATATTTATATTCATTTTATCCACCTTGTTTAATTTTTTGTAAATCTAATTTATCACTATAAAAAATTAAAAGCTACCCTTTTTGTAAAAAATAAGTGTAGGACGTGTCCTACACTTATTTTTTACTTAATATATACTTAAAATTGATGTTAAACTAGGATCATTTAATAAATAATCAAAGTAACTATGGGCTGAAGTATATCCAATTCCATACTTTTCATTTTTATTATCTACATTTTTATATTCTTCTAAAGCACTCTTTACTGTATTATAGTCCTTCATATTATTAACTTTGTATATATCTCTTTTATCGTTAGGTATATTTGATACATAGTTAGGCTTCATAAAATATCTTGCATCATCTACTTTATGTTCATCACTAAGCTTTTTTAATACTTGACCATTTTTTCTGTGCATTATATGATCATCATATTTATAGTGATGTGCTATATGTGTAACGCTTCCTAACTTTTTTTCAAAGTTTAGTATAGTCTTTTCCATTAGATCATAATGAGTTCCTGGTTTTTTAGCTTCATCTGCTAGTATTATTACATTATCTTTTTTTACTCCTAGTTTATTTAGACATGCTTTAAACTCATTGTTTCTTAGTCTTTCTTTTTCTTTTCTATCTATACCCTTAAATTTTGGGTTATTTTTAAACACATTAACTCCCGACCCATCTGATACTAAAGTTACATATACATTGTCCGTTCCACATTCTTTAATAGCATCTACTATAGCAGTTCCTCCCCATAAAACCTCATCATCTTGATGTTGTGGGTAAAATACCACATGATCTTTAAATCTTTTAATATTGCCATTATTATACTGAGAGTATGCTGTATGTACACCAAATATTACTAACACAACTATTATTATCCCCATTATTTTTTTATCTTTTTTGTCTTTCATTTTCACACCACCTACTATTTTTATTTATATGTCGAAAATAGTCGTCTTTAAGCTTATTTTATATTAGCATACTTTACATCTAAATTATATGAAATTTAATATATTGAAATTTTTTTGTTACCGTTTTGAAATTTTTTTGTTACTTTTTAAATGTTTTTTATATAAATTAAGCTTTATACCCTTAATAATTTTAATAATTGAAAAGAAATAGGGGATAATTAGCCATATCACTATTTATCCCCTATTTCTTTTACTCTATTTAATAAAAACTTACATTTTTTATTACTCTGCATCAAAATCTATATGAAACTTTCCTTCTGGTGAATTTATATCTAAATAAGATAAATTAAAATTTTCATCCATTACGTCTATTTTATATTCAAATAAAACATCATCTTCTTTCTTAGACATAAATATGTAGCTACCATTATCTTTATCTTCTATTTCATCACATATTTCTTCATATATTTCTTCACCACTTACACTTCTTTGGTATCCAGAATTTTTTATTTTCTCTTCTATTAATCTGTATATTTCTTCCATGTTAAACTTCCTTTCTAGTTAAACTACTATATATTATATACTTACATAGTATTTGTTAATTCATAATTATATCATTTAAATATACAGCATAACAATATTTATAAAGTTATTTTCTCTAATATAAGTTTATTTAACATTTACATATATTGCGAAATTATATTATATATAATATGCTTATCTAAGAGGTGATAATATGAATATATTAGAAAATGATAAACTTATAATAGAATCTAAAAATAGTGGTGCTGAACTAACTAGAATATACTCTAAAGATCTAAAAAAGGAAATACTATGGAATGGAGATAGCACTCATTGGTCAAGACACTCTCCTATATTATTTCCTATAGTCGGTAGATTAAAAGACAACAAAACTTATATAGAAGATAAGTTCTATAATATGAGTCAACATGGATTTGCTAGAGATATGGATTTTGAAATTATTTATAATGATAATACCTCAATAACTTATAGATTAATATCTAGTGATGAAACTAAAAAACTATATCCTTATTCTTTTGAACTTTTAATAAAATATACTATTATTAATAATAGCATAAATACTAATTGGATTGTTTTAAACAAAGATACAAAAGATATGTATTTTTCAATAGGAGCACACCCGGCATTTAATATATATGATGATTTGTGCAATTACTACCTAGAGTTTAAATCTAGAGATATAGTAAAAAGAATAAGCTTAGAGGGTCCTTATTTTAATAGTGTAAAAGAAGTTT
Encoded here:
- a CDS encoding PIG-L family deacetylase codes for the protein MKDKKDKKIMGIIIVVLVIFGVHTAYSQYNNGNIKRFKDHVVFYPQHQDDEVLWGGTAIVDAIKECGTDNVYVTLVSDGSGVNVFKNNPKFKGIDRKEKERLRNNEFKACLNKLGVKKDNVIILADEAKKPGTHYDLMEKTILNFEKKLGSVTHIAHHYKYDDHIMHRKNGQVLKKLSDEHKVDDARYFMKPNYVSNIPNDKRDIYKVNNMKDYNTVKSALEEYKNVDNKNEKYGIGYTSAHSYFDYLLNDPSLTSILSIY
- a CDS encoding cold-shock protein, which encodes MIQGIVKWFNSEKGFGFISVEGGDDVFAHFSAIQVDGFKTLEEGQKVSFNIVEGARGPQAENITIL
- a CDS encoding DEAD/DEAH box helicase; translated protein: MNINIEEILKTYTDRSKYNSGHYIYKNGVILNNYAKQNGSKCIFYGTVLDEQRRRDYTSMISINTKTREISNVSCDCFSESQSIKSNNLCSHIVAIVLKGIEDLNNDKEYESKEGTKLNPNITFNILSSKDGYMNARLEIDGISEGEYKNIYNAYKENNKLYRFKSGNYLDLSEKNLKESLELIDTLGMYENLTSMKIDNNKSLYLKKYIEDNDSSIIKGSHHIDNIVENFKKVENLKIDQPNINAKLREYQIKGYEFLKTLSRYEFGGILADEMGLGKTIQTIAFLQSNENKKAIVLTPTSLIYNWLEEFKRFSPNLKIGLAYKSKREDVINHIDNYDVILTTYTTYKNDTEKYKNIKFDYCIIDEAQNIKNPDSIIAKSVKKINAKVKFALTGTPIENNLIELWSIFDFVMPGYLYDKSKFKKIFLDKGNIDDLKKLIKPFLLRRTKKEVINELPEKIEQKYYVELNKEHKKAYLGLLSLAKNKIQINDNMSVLSYLTKLRQLAIAPELMVKNYEIKNSKLEVLVKLLKENKDKKILVFSQFTKVLEKIKDRLDYENISYSYLDGKTNPKDRVNLVKDFNKNNDNVFLISLKAGGTGLNLTSASIVIHFDPWFNPAVENQASDRAHRIGQKNVVNVIKLISKDTVEEKIIRLQEMKKELVKELIDSNTDSGNFLSKMSVDDIIDIMFD
- a CDS encoding MATE family efflux transporter, yielding MTKDKSFYKSIIDISIPIAIQNLITVSVNMADTVMLGRLGEVELSSAAIANHLFFILMILMFGISGGSNVMCSQYYGKKDIKSIHKVITITYWLSIALSILFVLVAMVMPGAFMKLFTDDISVISMGEKYIRIVSISYVFYSLTVSTVGVLRSIKTVKIPMIIHSISLFINIFLNYILIFGRFGISPLGIKGAAIATVISRIIEFFIIFAYIIFKESKIKYRLNYILKIDKIIFNDYVKVTYPIFFNELCWSVGSSMISIIVGRMGTSVVAANSINNVVNQFATLFIQGLSSASSVIIGNAIGKGNYEKVKEYANTIIILSIIVGVISALMIYLCKDVILGFYNISQETKLISKEIMTATAIVALFRSLSSNLMMGVLRGGGDNKYVFKYEMIFMWGLSIPLGFIGAFIFNLPIPIVFFLLKSDEILKGIVGFIRVKSGNWINDVTRDKKDM
- a CDS encoding aldose 1-epimerase family protein, encoding MNILENDKLIIESKNSGAELTRIYSKDLKKEILWNGDSTHWSRHSPILFPIVGRLKDNKTYIEDKFYNMSQHGFARDMDFEIIYNDNTSITYRLISSDETKKLYPYSFELLIKYTIINNSINTNWIVLNKDTKDMYFSIGAHPAFNIYDDLCNYYLEFKSRDIVKRISLEGPYFNSVKEVYNLNNLRLEPKIFEKDALIYTNIDSINLKSNKSKDYININFKDFPLVGIWTPYYKDTNSTAPFVCIEPWFGLADSVNSDKIYTNKAYINKLKPLESFNSLYTITIEKE